One window of the Eucalyptus grandis isolate ANBG69807.140 chromosome 6, ASM1654582v1, whole genome shotgun sequence genome contains the following:
- the LOC120294564 gene encoding uncharacterized protein LOC120294564 — protein MDSWIANILNQKRGLPNFEQIASLLWEIWKAQNHFLFHRHRISPDKIVESAFALANLQKCSQQQDSTGHSSWLNPNRSWHPPQQGTVKINMDGAFPIANQMGAIASIARDHSGSLIGGFTHSVSTSSALETEIQALVFTLKDLLQQNLTASHLVVESNSLILVETLNRCCLPPWECRALFAECIVLLQSFCNLSVQHCCREANALADWAAKAHGRGCLTFEGVWRLTEKELRPGDACIACS, from the exons ATGGACTCCTGGATAGCAAACATCCTCAATCAGAAAAGGGGCTTACCAAATTTTGAGCAAATAGCAAGCCTTCTATGGGAAATTTGGAAGGCTCAGAACCACTTTTTGTTTCACCGCCATCGCATCTCCCCGGATAAGATTGTTGAATCAGCTTTTGCCCTGGCCAATCTCCAGAAATGTTCCCAGCAGCAGGATTCGACAGGTCATTCCTCTTGGCTGAACCCTAATCGGTCTTGGCATCCTCCGCAGCAGGGAACGGTGAAGATCAATATGGACGGTGCTTTCCCCATAGCGAATCAAATGGGCGCAATTGCTAGTATCGCTCGCGATCACTCGGGTAGCTTGATCGGAGGCTTCACGCACTCTGTCTCCACATCCTCTGCCCTCGAGACAGAGATCCAAGCTTTAGTTTTCACTCTCAAGGATCTGCTACAGCAAAATTTAACCGCATCTCACCTGGTTGTGGAGTCCAACAGCCTCATCCTTGTCGAAACCCTCAATCGGTGCTGTCTGCCGCCGTGGGAGTGCCGCGCCCTCTTCGCCGAATGCATTGTTCTCCTTCAGAGCTTCTGCAACCTCAGCGTGCAGCACTGCTGTCGGGAAGCCAATGCCCTAGCCGACTGGGCCGCCAAGGCCCACGGACGAGG CTGTTTGACCTTTGAGGGCGTGTGGAGATTGACAGAGAAGGAACTTAGGCCGGGAGACGCATGCATTGCATGTTCATAG
- the LOC120294565 gene encoding BTB/POZ domain-containing protein At4g08455-like — protein sequence MEGLTQDAWFCQACYDKFSTHAQGLKRKIDDLEAKNLFLSSWNGTNNNPPSGFSDIVLVAIDGPEGVPSTPVSAHRVILASRSEVFKVMLESEMQESQKGVVNISNTSPDVLQAFVKFLYTAEVCLDEQNAWELLPLADKYQVMSLKAHCENFLVSKLNWENSIGSYSFAHQHNAKILLQAALSIIVENRNDYRVHPKYLAIVEEEPKLAIEIYEACFDRMGMRAAIKDSSSDQAAPETSDQAAPETSDQ from the exons ATGGAGGGCCTCACGCAGGATGCCTGGTTTTGCCAGGCGTGCTACGACAAATTTAGCACGCATGCTCAAGGGCTTAAGCGAAAGATAGATGATTTGGAGGCGAAGAATTTGTTTTTGAGCTCCTGGAATGGGACCAACAATAACCCTCCCAGTGGGTTCAGCGACATTGTCCTGGTTGCTATTGACGGTCCTGAAGGAGTCCCCTCAACACCGGTCTCAGCTCACAGGGTGATACTG GCTAGCCGGTCTGAAGTTTTTAAAGTGATGCTCGAGAGTGAGATGCAAGAAAGCCAGAAAGGTGTGGTCAACATCAGCAACACGTCGCCTGATGTCCTTCAAGCATTCGTGAAATTTTTATATACTGCAGAGGTGTGCTTGGATGAGCAGAATGCTTGGGAGCTTCTGCCTTTGGCCGATAAATACCAGGTGATGTCACTAAAAGCTCATTGTGAAAATTTCCTGGTGTCAAAATTGAATTGGGAGAACTCGATTGGGAGCTATTCCTTCGCACATCAACACAATGCAAAGATTCTTCTTCAGGCGGCTTTGTCAATAATAGTGGAGAACAGGAATGACTATCGAGTACATCCCAAATATTTAGCAATCGTTGAAGAGGAACCGAAACTTGCGATAGAGATATATGAAGCTTGCTTTGATAGGATGGGGATGCGTGCAGCTATCAAGGATTCTTCTTCTGACCAAGCAGCTCCTGAGACTTCTGACCAAGCAGCTCCTGAGACTTCTGACCAATGA
- the LOC120294609 gene encoding probable calcium-binding protein CML44, whose amino-acid sequence MSPLGTGDLHRIFENLDKNGDGQVSLEELNWLLEKIGIHHSLGELELSIGKPSLDFDEFLFFYDSISSEETMRSGGVESRESSEGDVNQETDLAEAFKVFDLNDDGFISCDELQSVLSKLELWDERSGRDCNSMIRAYDTNNDGKLDFEEFKSMMSITIS is encoded by the coding sequence ATGTCTCCCCTCGGAACTGGAGATTTACATCGGATTTTCGAGAACCTCGACAAGAACGGCGATGGCCAGGTGAGCCTCGAGGAACTCAATTGGCTGCTCGAGAAAATCGGTATCCATCATAGCCTGGGCGAGCTGGAATTATCTATAGGGAAACCGAGCCTCGACTTTGAcgagtttttgttcttttacgACTCCATATCGTCGGAAGAAACCATGAGGAGCGGTGGAGTGGAATCCCGAGAGAGCAGCGAAGGAGATGTCAATCAAGAGACCGACCTTGCCGAGGCGTTCAAGGTGTTCGATTTGAACGACGACGGCTTCATTTCCTGCGACGAGCTCCAGAGCGTCCTCTCAAAACTAGAGTTATGGGACGAGAGAAGCGGGAGAGACTGTAACAGCATGATTCGTGCGTATGATACTAACAACGACGGGAAACTCGATTTTGAGGAATTCAAGAGCATGATGTCGATTACAATTTCTTGA
- the LOC120294792 gene encoding BTB/POZ domain-containing protein At4g08455-like yields MSSLPQQMRRPCKECCKDECVTLDSSSTCEECHEKAKQTKEELKREIENLKAEVAFLSFWSPTGRHHHHLSGGSHGPGFTDVVLVAAKDGPTGDPSTPVPADRAILAGRSAVFKAMLENEKEESRNGTIKISDVSYDALRAFVGYLYVEACLDEQMACELLVLAEKYQVERIKAYCEKFLVSKLNWDNSLLCYAFAHQHNANRLLGAALSLIMDNLDGLRNHQEYLELVEKNPRLVVELYEAILAKQKKNAAPKDTSAKQ; encoded by the exons ATGAGCTCTCTCCCTCAGCAAATGCGGCGACCCTGCAAGGAGTGCTGCAAGGATGAGTGCGTCACTCTCGATTCCAGCAGCACGTGCGAGGAGTGTCACGAGAAGGCCAAACAGACTAAGGAAGAGCTCAAGCGAGAGATCGAGAATTTGAAGGCCGAAGTCGCCTTCTTGAGTTTCTGGTCTCCGACcggccgccaccaccaccacctcagCGGTGGCTCCCATGGCCCCGGGTTCACCGACGTAGTCTTGGTCGCCGCTAAGGACGGTCCCACAGGAGACCCGTCTACGCCGGTGCCGGCTGATAGGGCTATTCTG GCTGGCCGGTCTGCAGTATTTAAAGCAATGCTCGAGAATGAGAAGGAAGAAAGCCGAAATGGCACCATCAAGATAAGTGATGTGTCATACGATGCCCTCCGAGCATTTGTTGGCTATCTCTATGTCGAAGCATGCCTCGATGAGCAAATGGCGTGTGAGCTTCTGGTATTGGCTGAAAAGTACCAGGTGGAGCGCATCAAAGCTTATTGTGAGAAGTTCCTGGTATCCAAATTAAACTGGGACAACTCACTTCTATGCTATGCCTTCGCGCACCAGCACAACGCGAACCGTCTCCTTGGGGCTGCCTTGTCCTTAATCATGGACAACTTGGATGGACTcagaaatcatcaagaatacTTAGAACTCGTTGAAAAGAATCCACGCCTTGTGGTGGAGTTATATGAAGCAATTCTTGCAAAGCAGAAAAAAAATGCAGCGCCTAAGGATACTTCTGCGAAACAATAG